The Hymenobacter sp. DG01 sequence GGCGCTCAGGTTACGGCCAAAGCAGGCGCCCGTATCAATGTAGAGGGCATTGGCCGCCGCCTCGAAGGTAGGCGCTCCAGTGGCGGTGGGTGTGTGCCCCACTACCTGCCGCCGGCCCACGTTGCGCAGCGGGCCTCGCCGCCAGAGTACACCATCCATATTTTCCGCGTCCAGGGGGGCTTCCGTGTCAGCAAAGCCCGCGTGGCTAACCAGCACGTAGTCGTTTTCCCAGGTGAAAGGGCGCTGCCTCAGCCAGCTCAGGTGCTGCTGTAGCAGGTCGGGTCGGCCCTGGTACTGCTGCACCGTGGCCCGGCCGCCCCAGCCCAGCCAGGCCGGGTTGGGGCCGGTAGGGCCGAAGTGCTTCAGCATTTCGTGCTCGTGGTTGCCCCGCAGAAACACCGTGCGCCCGGGGTATTGCTGTTCCAGCTCCAGGGCCAGCTGCACGCACTCCGGCCCGAAGCGGCCCCGGTCCACCAGGTCGCCGGTTTGTACCAGCAGCTCTTCCTGCGGGCGCCAGTGCCCCAGCAGCTCCCGAAACGTATGGTAGCAGCCGTGCACATCGCCTATCAGGAAAAGATTGTGGTGTATCATCGTCTAAACATACGCTTCCGCCCCCGCTTCGTCCGGCGCCAGACCGGGGCAGGC is a genomic window containing:
- a CDS encoding metallophosphoesterase — its product is MIHHNLFLIGDVHGCYHTFRELLGHWRPQEELLVQTGDLVDRGRFGPECVQLALELEQQYPGRTVFLRGNHEHEMLKHFGPTGPNPAWLGWGGRATVQQYQGRPDLLQQHLSWLRQRPFTWENDYVLVSHAGFADTEAPLDAENMDGVLWRRGPLRNVGRRQVVGHTPTATGAPTFEAAANALYIDTGACFGRNLSALRLSFTGDLLGEVLIPTSLLDIVLT